The Vicia villosa cultivar HV-30 ecotype Madison, WI linkage group LG1, Vvil1.0, whole genome shotgun sequence genome includes a region encoding these proteins:
- the LOC131657991 gene encoding uncharacterized protein LOC131657991, whose amino-acid sequence MSQIAQQLANTQQPGALPSATVTNPKDHNNVSAIVTRSGKGKGVVENNDEEEEPLLEVDLEIRENELEAAEVVVMEPTPKEKVVEQKQKPAVKLPFPVRNKKKGQHEKNFEKFLEMFKKLEINIPFLEALEQMPTYAKFMKDIISKKTTIDRDPIILTETCSAILQGMKITVKKKDRGSVTIPCTIGDRSFKKALIDFGASVSLMPLSIYKRLGIGNVQDTRMTLQFADHSVKRPYGIVEDVLVKIDKFVFPVDFVILEMPEDEEIPIILGRPFLETGRCLIDIEEGTMTLKVYDEELKIDVRNTMKYKDDIATSQHIEVIDQICTNENSLQIQQLPLERVLSSSV is encoded by the coding sequence atgagtcagatagcacagCAGTTAGCAAACACTCAACAGCCGGGCGCTTTACCAAGTGCCACAGTTACCAATCCTAAAGATCATAATAATGTGAGCGCTATTGTTACTAGGAGCGGTAAAGGGAAAGGTGTAGTTGAAAATAATGACGAGGAAGAGGAACCATTGTTGGAGGTAGACTTAGAGATAAGAGAAAATGAGTTAGAAGCTGCGGAAGTGGTGGTGATGGAACCAACACCGAAAGAGAAGGTGGTTGAACAAAAACAGAAGCCGGCAGTAAAACTTCCTTTTCCAGTAAGGAACAAGAAAAAAGGACAACatgagaagaattttgaaaagttcttggagatgttcaagaaGCTGGAAATTAATATCCCATTCTTGGAGGCATTAGAACAAATGCCTACTTATGCAAAATTTATGAAGGACATCATCTCTAAGAAAACAACCATCGATCGTGACCCTATTATTCTAACCGAAacgtgtagtgctattttgcagggtatgaagattaCGGTGAAGAAGAAAGATCGAGGTTCCGTGACTATTCCTTGTACAATTGGAGATAGGTCATTCAAGAAAGCTCTAATTGATTTCGGAGCAAGTGTGAGCCTTATGCCGTTGTCTATCTACAAGAGATTGGGGATAGGTAATGTacaagatacaagaatgacactccagTTTGCTGACCACTCTGTTAAAAGACCTTATGGGATAGTAGAAGACGTGCTTGTGAAAATCGACAAATTCGTGTTCCCCGTGGATTTTGTAATTCTAGAGATGCCGGAAGATGAGGAGATTCCTATTATTTTAGGAAGGCCATTCCTAGAGACAGGGCGATGTTTGATAGACATTGAAGAAGGCACAATGACCCTgaaggtttatgatgaagagcTAAAGATTGATGTACGCAACAccatgaagtacaaggatgataTAGCAActagtcaacacattgaggtgaTTGATCAAATCTGTACTAATGAGAATTCTTTGCAAATACAACAATTACCTTTGGAGAGAGTGTTGAGCTCGTCTGTTTGA